A single Marinobacter sp. es.042 DNA region contains:
- a CDS encoding WD40/YVTN/BNR-like repeat-containing protein translates to MAKRLMCKTLGAACLGLSMVWSAPAAFALADIIETPARPTDLAPDNLLTDATRVGDRIVAVGERGHIIYSDDEGKSWVQGEVPVSVTLTAIDFGSDTHGWAVGHSGVVLHTSDAGATWSLQIDGIRAMELAIESREEQIAAMEARIEEAPEEEKEDLEWALDDLYFALENIQADMDIGPVNPLLDVWFENENRGFVVGAYGMFLRTMDGGETWKDWAPRIDNRQNFHLNGITRITGGALVVVGEAGQIHVSVDGGEAFERREAPYEGSLFGVIGTGQVNEILAFGLRGNMLFSSDLGKSWRMVPNSAGTTLNDGVVADDGRITLVGNSGAVLMSTNGAETFREHFRSDREGVMSAVPISGTDLLIVGEGGAKITDARGRNLQ, encoded by the coding sequence ATGGCTAAAAGGTTGATGTGCAAGACTCTGGGCGCTGCCTGCCTTGGACTTTCCATGGTCTGGTCTGCCCCTGCAGCGTTTGCGCTTGCAGATATCATCGAAACCCCGGCCCGGCCGACGGATCTGGCCCCGGACAATCTTCTCACCGATGCGACCCGGGTTGGGGATCGCATTGTGGCTGTGGGAGAGCGCGGCCATATCATCTATTCGGACGATGAGGGGAAAAGCTGGGTTCAGGGTGAAGTCCCTGTTTCTGTGACCCTGACAGCGATCGATTTTGGCTCCGACACCCATGGCTGGGCAGTTGGCCACAGTGGTGTTGTGTTGCATACCAGTGATGCCGGGGCAACCTGGAGCCTTCAGATTGACGGTATCCGGGCCATGGAACTGGCCATTGAGAGCCGGGAAGAGCAGATTGCGGCCATGGAGGCGCGCATCGAAGAAGCGCCCGAAGAGGAAAAAGAAGATCTCGAGTGGGCGCTGGACGACCTCTACTTCGCCCTTGAGAACATTCAGGCGGATATGGATATTGGTCCGGTCAACCCGTTGCTGGATGTCTGGTTTGAAAACGAGAACCGTGGTTTTGTGGTTGGCGCCTACGGCATGTTCCTGCGCACGATGGACGGCGGTGAGACCTGGAAAGACTGGGCGCCAAGAATTGATAACCGGCAGAACTTTCACCTTAACGGCATCACCCGAATCACGGGCGGCGCCCTCGTTGTTGTCGGTGAGGCCGGTCAGATACATGTTTCCGTTGACGGGGGAGAGGCTTTTGAGCGCCGTGAGGCACCCTATGAGGGGTCCCTGTTCGGTGTGATCGGTACGGGTCAGGTGAACGAGATTCTCGCTTTTGGCCTTCGGGGTAACATGCTGTTTTCCTCGGATCTGGGCAAAAGCTGGCGTATGGTTCCCAATTCGGCCGGAACTACACTCAACGACGGTGTCGTTGCCGATGACGGCCGTATTACCCTGGTGGGTAATAGTGGTGCTGTACTGATGAGCACGAACGGCGCAGAAACTTTCCGCGAGCATTTCCGCAGTGATCGTGAAGGTGTCATGAGTGCGGTGCCTATCTCAGGAACAGACCTGCTGATTGTCGGCGAAGGTGGCGCAAAAATTACAGACGCCCGTGGCAGAAACCTTCAATAA
- a CDS encoding DUF1329 domain-containing protein: MMYNKNAILGGLLALSVASAPAWAAVSASEAARLGQELTPFGSPKAGNSAGTIPAWTGGLTEPPPGYEGSGQHHINPFPDDEVLFTITPANMDQYGEYLTDGVKALLETYPTTFRVPVYQSRRTHAVPDWVAENTRENAVNAEIVGQGEGLDGAFGGYPFPILHGNDEQKAWQAVWNHLTRWRGVSVTRRSSEVAVQTNGDYSLVTSQQEAFFNYYNPEGGEEDLDNVIFYYLSFTQSPPRLAGGAILIHETLNQIINPRNGWGYNAGQRRVRRAPNLGYDSPIAAADNLRTADDTDIFNGALDRYNWNYEGKREIYIPYNNYRIGEKGLPYEEILGISHLNPDLTRWELHRVHVVEATLKDGERHIYGKRRFYIDEDSWNTVLLDQYDGRGELWRVTMGLPKNYYELPGVWTVLDVYHDLQARRYHVLGLDTEEPNTRVFTDEVPNKRYFSPASLRRRSVR; the protein is encoded by the coding sequence ATGATGTATAACAAAAATGCGATTCTCGGCGGCCTCTTGGCTCTCTCCGTGGCATCAGCGCCTGCGTGGGCGGCTGTGTCAGCAAGTGAAGCGGCCCGTCTGGGTCAGGAGTTGACACCCTTTGGCTCGCCCAAGGCCGGCAACAGCGCCGGAACCATTCCGGCCTGGACCGGAGGCTTGACAGAGCCGCCTCCCGGCTATGAGGGAAGCGGCCAGCACCACATCAATCCTTTTCCGGATGACGAAGTCCTGTTTACCATCACGCCAGCCAACATGGATCAGTACGGGGAGTACCTTACTGATGGTGTGAAGGCGTTGCTGGAAACCTACCCGACAACGTTCCGCGTGCCCGTTTATCAGTCCCGTCGTACCCATGCGGTTCCCGATTGGGTGGCTGAGAATACTCGGGAAAACGCTGTGAACGCAGAAATTGTTGGGCAGGGCGAAGGCCTGGATGGCGCGTTTGGCGGCTACCCGTTCCCGATTCTGCATGGCAATGACGAGCAGAAAGCCTGGCAGGCGGTGTGGAACCATCTGACACGCTGGCGCGGTGTGTCTGTAACCCGGCGCTCCAGTGAGGTGGCGGTCCAGACCAACGGTGACTATTCGCTGGTTACCTCCCAGCAGGAAGCCTTCTTCAATTACTACAACCCGGAAGGCGGTGAAGAAGATCTGGATAACGTGATCTTCTACTACCTGTCGTTTACCCAATCACCACCCCGCCTGGCCGGTGGTGCCATCCTGATCCACGAAACCCTTAACCAGATCATCAATCCGCGGAATGGCTGGGGTTATAACGCCGGGCAGCGTCGCGTGCGACGGGCGCCAAACCTTGGTTACGATTCGCCGATTGCAGCGGCCGACAACCTTCGTACCGCAGACGATACCGATATCTTCAACGGGGCTCTGGACCGCTATAACTGGAATTACGAGGGCAAGCGGGAGATCTACATCCCCTACAACAACTACCGGATTGGTGAAAAAGGTCTTCCTTACGAGGAAATCCTGGGTATCTCACACCTGAATCCGGACCTTACCCGCTGGGAGCTCCACCGCGTTCATGTGGTTGAAGCCACGCTGAAAGACGGGGAGCGCCATATCTACGGCAAACGTCGGTTCTATATTGACGAGGATAGCTGGAACACCGTTCTATTGGATCAGTACGACGGTCGTGGCGAGCTCTGGCGCGTAACCATGGGCCTGCCCAAAAATTATTATGAACTTCCGGGTGTGTGGACGGTTCTTGACGTCTATCATGACCTACAGGCCCGTCGTTATCATGTGCTCGGTCTGGATACGGAAGAGCCAAATACCCGCGTGTTCACCGACGAGGTCCCGAACAAGCGTTACTTCTCGCCGGCCTCCCTGCGCCGCAGGAGTGTTCGCTAA
- the pepN gene encoding aminopeptidase N, which yields MRTSQPQTIYLSDYKVPAYLVDTVDLRFELFEDGARVHSTLELRRNPESDETAAPLELDGDSLTLESVALNGAELAAGDYEDRGDQLVVRSVPEQFTLTVVTWIEPQNNTRLEGLYKSSSMFCTQCEAEGFRCITFFPDRPDVMARFRTRIEANKDAYPVLLSNGNDVEKGELENGRHFVTWEDPFPKPCYLFALVAGDLVEKRDTFSTCSGRDIDLRMYVEPRNAEKCDHAMDSLKRSMRWDEEVYGREYDLDIFMIVAVDDFNMGAMENKGLNIFNSSCVLASQETATDMAFQRIEAIVAHEYFHNWSGNRVTCRDWFQLSLKEGFTVFRDSQFSADMGSPTVKRIEDVTLLRTAQFAEDGGPMSHPVRPASYMEISNFYTLTIYEKGAEVVRMIHTLLGPDMFRKGSDLYFERHDGQAVTTDDFVKAMEDASGRDLSQFRLWYEQAGTPVLAISDDFDAETGVYRLTIEQSIPDTPGQTNKKPQHIPFALGLLGQDGQPLPLQLESGDSGAPTERVLELTEAVHTFEFHGVESRPVPSLLRHFSAPVRVRYNWSREQLLFLMSHDPDGFNRWDAGQRLAVDVIQSLVNAPDDAEIDPRLVEAYRKLISDADLDQALVAKMLQLPSEAYLIELTDKADVPAIHRAREAVLRHLAGALKGELLGCYQRHQGSGPYEVTPEAIARRSLRNTALAWLLMIDDEEGRSLAVSQLNAADNMTDRMGALRALVNSGFESDRQEALDDFYNRFQDDPQVVEQWFSVQAASDQAGQLSDIHKLLEHPAFDWKNPNKIRSVVGAFAGQNLAAFHNPDGSGYQFLADQVCRLDDSNPQIAARLVTPLTRWRKFAPSYSDRMKSALERIRDKAGLSRDVYEVVHKSLAD from the coding sequence ATGCGTACCAGCCAGCCACAAACCATTTATCTGAGCGATTACAAGGTACCTGCGTATCTGGTCGACACTGTAGACCTGCGATTTGAGCTTTTTGAGGATGGCGCGCGGGTGCACAGCACCCTCGAACTCCGCCGGAACCCAGAATCGGATGAGACGGCGGCGCCTCTGGAGCTCGATGGTGACAGCCTGACTCTCGAATCCGTCGCTCTGAACGGCGCTGAGCTGGCCGCGGGTGATTATGAAGATCGGGGCGATCAATTGGTGGTTCGCTCGGTGCCGGAACAGTTCACTTTGACGGTCGTCACCTGGATCGAGCCACAGAACAATACCCGTCTGGAAGGGCTTTACAAGTCCTCGAGCATGTTCTGCACCCAGTGCGAGGCTGAAGGGTTCCGCTGCATCACATTCTTCCCGGACCGCCCGGACGTGATGGCGCGTTTCCGCACTCGCATAGAAGCCAACAAGGACGCCTATCCGGTTCTCCTCTCCAATGGTAATGACGTTGAAAAAGGCGAGCTGGAAAACGGCCGTCATTTTGTTACCTGGGAAGATCCGTTCCCCAAGCCCTGTTACCTCTTCGCCCTGGTGGCCGGAGATCTGGTTGAGAAACGGGACACGTTTTCCACGTGCTCTGGCCGCGACATCGATCTGCGCATGTATGTGGAGCCCCGCAACGCCGAGAAATGCGATCACGCCATGGACTCGCTGAAGCGTTCCATGCGCTGGGATGAGGAAGTCTATGGTCGTGAATACGACCTCGATATTTTCATGATTGTGGCGGTAGACGACTTCAACATGGGCGCCATGGAGAACAAGGGGCTCAACATCTTCAACTCGTCCTGTGTTCTGGCCAGCCAGGAAACCGCTACGGACATGGCGTTCCAGCGCATTGAAGCCATCGTCGCCCACGAATATTTCCACAACTGGTCAGGTAACCGGGTCACCTGCCGCGACTGGTTCCAGCTCAGCCTGAAAGAGGGCTTTACCGTTTTCCGGGATTCCCAGTTCTCGGCAGACATGGGTTCGCCGACTGTGAAGCGGATTGAGGATGTCACGCTGCTGCGTACCGCCCAGTTTGCTGAAGACGGAGGCCCGATGTCGCATCCGGTGCGGCCGGCTTCCTACATGGAAATCTCCAACTTCTACACCCTGACCATTTATGAGAAAGGTGCAGAGGTCGTACGCATGATCCATACCCTGCTGGGGCCGGACATGTTCCGCAAGGGCAGTGACCTGTATTTCGAGCGCCACGATGGCCAGGCCGTCACAACCGATGATTTTGTAAAAGCCATGGAGGATGCCTCCGGTCGGGATCTGAGTCAGTTCCGTCTGTGGTACGAACAGGCCGGCACGCCGGTGTTGGCCATTTCGGACGATTTTGACGCGGAGACAGGCGTGTACCGCCTGACCATTGAGCAAAGCATTCCGGATACCCCGGGCCAGACCAACAAAAAGCCCCAGCACATCCCGTTTGCGCTGGGTCTGCTTGGGCAGGATGGCCAGCCCCTGCCGTTGCAGCTTGAATCCGGAGATTCGGGTGCGCCGACGGAGCGGGTGCTTGAGCTGACCGAAGCCGTCCACACTTTCGAATTCCATGGCGTCGAATCCAGACCCGTGCCATCACTTTTGCGGCACTTCTCCGCGCCGGTTCGGGTTCGCTACAACTGGAGCCGAGAACAGCTGCTCTTCCTGATGAGCCATGATCCGGACGGGTTCAATCGTTGGGATGCGGGTCAGAGACTGGCGGTCGATGTTATTCAATCGCTGGTTAATGCGCCCGATGATGCCGAGATTGACCCGAGACTGGTTGAGGCCTATCGCAAGCTGATTTCCGACGCCGATCTTGACCAGGCACTGGTTGCGAAAATGCTGCAGCTGCCATCTGAAGCCTACCTGATTGAACTGACAGACAAGGCCGATGTGCCGGCTATCCATCGTGCTCGCGAGGCCGTGCTGCGGCATCTGGCGGGTGCCCTGAAAGGCGAGTTGCTGGGCTGTTACCAGCGGCATCAGGGCAGTGGCCCTTACGAGGTGACACCGGAAGCTATTGCCCGCCGTAGCCTGCGCAACACCGCGCTGGCCTGGCTGCTTATGATTGATGATGAGGAAGGTCGGAGTCTGGCTGTCAGTCAGTTGAACGCCGCTGACAATATGACCGATCGCATGGGTGCCTTGCGAGCACTGGTCAATTCAGGCTTTGAGTCTGATCGCCAGGAGGCGCTGGACGACTTTTACAATCGGTTCCAGGACGACCCCCAGGTTGTTGAGCAATGGTTCTCCGTCCAGGCGGCGAGTGATCAGGCCGGGCAGCTCTCTGATATCCACAAGCTTCTGGAGCATCCGGCGTTCGACTGGAAAAACCCCAACAAGATCCGGTCTGTGGTTGGCGCGTTTGCGGGCCAGAATCTGGCAGCTTTCCATAATCCGGACGGATCCGGTTACCAGTTCCTTGCCGATCAGGTGTGCCGCCTGGACGACAGCAATCCGCAGATTGCCGCGCGTCTGGTAACGCCACTGACCCGTTGGAGAAAGTTTGCGCCCTCGTACAGCGACCGCATGAAATCGGCCCTGGAGCGTATCCGGGACAAAGCCGGATTGTCCCGGGATGTCTACGAGGTAGTGCACAAGAGCCTTGCCGATTGA
- a CDS encoding DUF2797 domain-containing protein, whose protein sequence is MSELIDVTGRLRKMPAEAGNPVAYSIAVGDTRIPLNDLIGRPLRLDFDGVIRCIHCDRKTNKSFNQGFCYPCFRKLAACDSCIMSPEKCHYHLGTCREPEWGETHCMVEHVVYLANSSGLKVGITRASQVPTRWIDQGAVDAIPMVRVATRYLAGLVEVACKAHVADRTNWRAMLKGDVPELDLVDERQRMLGLISDDLESLRQAHGQDSIREVDEQGLGLSYPVQVWPAKIKTHNLDKSPEVEGVLEGIKGQYLILDTGVINIRKFTGYEVRFRVMEG, encoded by the coding sequence TTGAGCGAACTGATTGATGTCACCGGCCGGCTCCGGAAAATGCCGGCGGAGGCCGGAAACCCGGTGGCCTATTCCATTGCCGTTGGCGATACCCGTATCCCTCTGAATGATCTGATCGGCAGGCCTTTGCGCCTGGATTTTGATGGCGTGATTCGCTGTATCCATTGCGACAGGAAAACCAACAAAAGCTTTAATCAGGGCTTTTGTTACCCCTGTTTCCGCAAGCTTGCCGCTTGTGACAGCTGCATCATGAGTCCGGAGAAGTGCCACTATCATCTTGGTACCTGCCGTGAGCCCGAGTGGGGTGAAACCCATTGCATGGTGGAGCATGTGGTGTACCTTGCGAACTCGTCGGGTCTCAAGGTTGGTATTACCCGGGCTTCCCAGGTGCCAACACGGTGGATTGACCAGGGGGCTGTTGACGCTATCCCGATGGTGCGAGTTGCAACGCGATACCTCGCAGGCCTTGTGGAAGTTGCCTGTAAGGCTCACGTCGCCGATCGGACCAACTGGCGGGCCATGCTCAAGGGCGATGTCCCGGAACTCGATCTGGTGGATGAGCGGCAGCGGATGCTTGGGCTGATATCCGACGACCTTGAGTCGCTCAGGCAGGCCCACGGTCAGGACTCCATTCGGGAAGTTGACGAGCAGGGGCTTGGCCTGAGCTATCCTGTCCAGGTCTGGCCAGCCAAGATCAAAACCCATAACCTCGACAAATCGCCGGAAGTCGAGGGCGTACTTGAGGGCATCAAGGGGCAGTACCTTATTCTGGATACCGGTGTGATCAATATTCGGAAGTTCACCGGTTATGAAGTCCGCTTCCGGGTCATGGAAGGCTGA
- a CDS encoding YeaC family protein yields the protein MTYEELIERLDPNVYRSLRQSIELGKWPDGRKLTPEQREISLEAVIYYENLHNIPEEERTGYLDRGSKAGTACDPSVQRKQDKDDMDPSQFVEVKS from the coding sequence ATGACTTACGAAGAACTGATCGAGCGACTGGATCCCAATGTCTACCGGAGCCTCCGGCAGTCAATTGAACTCGGCAAATGGCCTGATGGCCGAAAACTGACGCCCGAACAGCGTGAAATCAGCCTGGAAGCGGTGATCTACTACGAGAACCTTCACAACATTCCTGAAGAAGAGCGTACTGGCTACCTGGATCGGGGCAGCAAAGCCGGTACCGCCTGCGATCCTTCGGTGCAGCGCAAGCAGGATAAAGACGATATGGACCCCAGCCAGTTTGTCGAGGTCAAGTCTTGA
- a CDS encoding rhomboid family intramembrane serine protease, protein MYRVKQLDTTVNLAGFSRWLNGQGVTHRITEEGGFQVLWLEDPAHAEPVLSALDRFMAEPEIREAVDRQNRSPVFVGGRWQPSPRHAPLVLGIIVFAVAMVWLTAMGQNELAASLMVIDPRDFDWSTMAGRIEALTATLASGQVWRLLTPDFLHFSWTHIIFNSVMLWFLGSQIEWFDGRARLITLFVITSLISNGLQYFVSGPLFGGLSGVVYGILGYCWLSQRSAPRFQFPPALVTFAVAWMVIGFTPLPEMIGLGRMANEAHLGGFVAGLALAVVLPVRGRRGA, encoded by the coding sequence GTGTACCGAGTCAAGCAATTGGATACCACGGTAAACCTGGCGGGCTTCAGCCGTTGGCTGAACGGCCAGGGTGTGACCCACCGCATCACGGAAGAGGGCGGGTTCCAGGTGCTCTGGCTGGAAGATCCCGCCCATGCGGAACCCGTGCTCTCGGCCCTTGACCGTTTTATGGCGGAACCGGAAATCAGGGAAGCGGTGGATCGTCAGAACCGCTCGCCGGTGTTTGTTGGTGGCCGCTGGCAACCTTCTCCGCGTCATGCGCCGCTGGTGCTTGGGATTATCGTGTTTGCCGTAGCCATGGTCTGGCTCACGGCCATGGGGCAGAATGAGCTGGCGGCCAGCCTGATGGTGATCGACCCCCGGGATTTCGACTGGAGCACCATGGCCGGCCGCATTGAAGCGCTGACAGCGACGCTGGCAAGCGGCCAGGTCTGGCGGCTGCTGACGCCGGATTTTCTGCACTTCAGCTGGACCCACATCATTTTCAATTCGGTCATGCTCTGGTTTCTGGGTAGCCAGATCGAGTGGTTTGATGGTCGCGCCCGGCTAATCACGCTGTTTGTGATCACCAGCCTGATTTCCAACGGCCTGCAGTATTTTGTCTCGGGCCCGCTGTTCGGTGGGCTATCGGGAGTGGTGTATGGGATTCTGGGCTATTGTTGGCTCAGCCAGCGATCGGCACCGAGGTTTCAGTTTCCACCTGCGTTGGTAACCTTTGCCGTTGCGTGGATGGTCATCGGGTTTACCCCGCTGCCGGAAATGATCGGGCTCGGGCGTATGGCCAACGAGGCGCACCTGGGTGGGTTTGTTGCCGGCCTGGCCCTTGCGGTGGTTTTGCCCGTAAGAGGCAGAAGGGGCGCATAA
- a CDS encoding metallophosphoesterase produces the protein MAATKSTANRGYDIIGDIHGCANTLARLLDQMGYRKINGVYQHPRRQAIFIGDIIDRGPRIREALHLVRDMVELGSARIVMGNHEYNALGYCTRARPGSGKTFLREHNARHDRLIRETLEQFEAHPYEWNEFLEWFYTIPLFIDDEDFRVVHACWDGDLIEKFKQSQGGSCIDEDFLHASAAIESFAGQVMDTLLRGTDLRLPRGMTITGRDGYVREFFRTKFWADDPHTYADVVFQPDPLPPEVASRVLTESERKQLISYPLDAPPVFVGHYWMEGEPAPLKSNVACIDYSAVKYGRLVAYRMDGERALSRDKFVWVDVERPEQSDYPNSEDSLAR, from the coding sequence ATGGCTGCGACAAAATCGACCGCAAACCGCGGTTACGACATCATTGGCGACATTCACGGCTGTGCCAATACTCTGGCCCGATTGCTGGACCAGATGGGGTATCGGAAGATCAACGGGGTCTACCAGCACCCCCGTCGTCAGGCGATCTTCATCGGCGATATCATTGATCGTGGCCCACGCATCCGTGAAGCCCTGCACCTTGTGCGCGATATGGTGGAACTTGGTTCGGCCCGAATTGTCATGGGCAACCATGAGTACAATGCCCTGGGGTACTGCACGCGGGCGCGCCCGGGCAGCGGCAAAACCTTCCTGCGCGAGCACAACGCGCGTCACGACCGCCTGATCCGCGAGACTCTCGAGCAGTTCGAAGCGCACCCCTACGAGTGGAATGAGTTTCTCGAGTGGTTCTACACCATACCTCTGTTCATCGACGACGAGGATTTCCGCGTTGTGCACGCGTGTTGGGATGGCGACCTGATCGAGAAATTCAAGCAGTCGCAGGGTGGTTCGTGCATTGATGAGGATTTCCTGCACGCCTCTGCCGCCATCGAGTCTTTTGCCGGGCAGGTCATGGATACCCTTTTGAGGGGGACGGATTTGCGGCTTCCCCGGGGAATGACCATTACCGGTCGGGATGGCTATGTGCGCGAGTTTTTCCGAACCAAGTTCTGGGCCGACGACCCTCATACCTATGCCGATGTTGTCTTCCAGCCGGACCCGTTGCCACCGGAAGTGGCAAGTCGGGTATTGACGGAAAGCGAGCGTAAACAGCTGATCAGTTATCCTCTTGATGCGCCTCCGGTCTTTGTCGGGCATTACTGGATGGAAGGCGAACCGGCGCCGCTCAAATCCAATGTCGCCTGCATCGACTACAGTGCCGTGAAGTACGGGCGGTTGGTCGCTTACCGAATGGATGGTGAGCGGGCACTTTCCCGGGACAAATTTGTCTGGGTTGATGTGGAAAGACCGGAGCAATCGGATTATCCCAATAGCGAGGACAGTCTTGCACGCTAG
- a CDS encoding NAD(+) kinase has protein sequence MDQFRNIGVIGRMGSVKVVESLRQLKQYLITNNYHVILEEDTASMLPGHGLQVASKKLLGEICDLVIVVGGDGSLLGAARELAKSKIPLLGVNRGRLGFLTDISPSDLEERLGKVLEGEYMEETRFLLDGNVERNGQPLGFGTALNDVVLHPGKSTRMIGFDLFIDGHFVYSQRSDGLIVSTPTGSTAYSLSAGGPIMHPKLDAIVLVPMFPHTLSSRPIVVDGKSEIKLVIGETNETYPQISFDGQMNIACAPGDIIRITKKPFKIRLIHPTDHNFYATCRDKLGWASEISAS, from the coding sequence ATGGATCAGTTCAGGAACATTGGTGTAATTGGCCGAATGGGCAGTGTGAAAGTGGTTGAATCACTGCGCCAGCTCAAACAGTACCTGATCACCAACAATTACCACGTCATTCTTGAAGAAGACACAGCCAGCATGCTGCCAGGGCATGGCCTGCAGGTGGCCAGCAAAAAGCTTCTGGGCGAAATCTGTGATCTGGTCATCGTGGTTGGCGGGGATGGCAGCCTTCTGGGCGCCGCCCGGGAGTTGGCCAAGTCCAAGATTCCCCTGCTTGGGGTAAACCGTGGGCGGTTGGGCTTCCTGACTGACATCTCGCCGTCCGATCTTGAGGAACGCCTGGGCAAGGTTCTGGAAGGCGAGTACATGGAGGAGACGCGGTTCCTGCTGGATGGCAATGTTGAGCGCAACGGCCAGCCCCTGGGGTTTGGTACGGCCCTGAACGATGTCGTACTGCATCCCGGTAAATCCACCCGGATGATTGGCTTTGACCTCTTCATCGACGGCCATTTCGTGTACAGCCAGCGTTCGGATGGCCTGATTGTCTCTACGCCGACCGGGTCTACCGCCTATTCGCTGTCTGCCGGTGGTCCGATCATGCACCCGAAGCTGGACGCCATTGTTCTGGTGCCCATGTTTCCCCACACTCTCAGTAGCCGGCCGATCGTTGTCGATGGCAAGAGTGAGATCAAACTGGTGATCGGGGAGACCAATGAAACCTATCCGCAAATAAGCTTTGACGGCCAGATGAACATTGCCTGCGCTCCGGGCGATATCATTCGCATTACCAAAAAGCCGTTCAAGATCCGTTTGATTCACCCCACAGACCATAATTTCTACGCCACCTGCCGTGACAAGCTTGGCTGGGCTAGTGAAATATCAGCGAGTTGA
- a CDS encoding DNA repair protein codes for MVSADQATDGYSAVFFVEGSQVAREMRATEFGAFLDGYVGLSDLAETDVRAVLVELSPDLRVQALVFFRIWFDEEGRADSHWNLPIEELARQGAKGPDMGGGPIRLVCRSQCPDPKFKEDLWDPDMTPGNNHFQAIRKAVEANSLKFRKVEPVQEENIPVLSEQAEDSSEREEAAAAADRSRLAQLIREQRLRIKTLQSVHRDALSDIQREHRLEVQGLRSDIADLEQKYERQRLSNEQLKKRLSERNEQYLAMQEQMAAVGEEKQREDSNAGAELLLLREQLERRQRELELRDEKIVALEEENHELRNREPPEDSIMDHLKRQAVFLVAYQPGVGHVTLPFKDIETYFSNPTAYAAERCGMNEPAYREWLDHYENPVCTQKGNDGKPCGEPILRVSQPSEFRPGVDDRCEKHQA; via the coding sequence ATGGTGTCTGCCGACCAGGCAACCGATGGTTATTCGGCGGTATTTTTTGTGGAAGGAAGCCAGGTGGCCCGCGAAATGCGGGCCACGGAATTCGGCGCTTTCCTGGATGGCTACGTTGGGCTGTCCGATCTTGCCGAAACCGATGTCAGGGCTGTTCTGGTTGAGTTGAGTCCCGATCTTCGTGTTCAGGCACTCGTGTTCTTCCGAATCTGGTTTGATGAGGAGGGCAGGGCAGACAGTCACTGGAACCTGCCGATTGAAGAGCTTGCCAGGCAAGGTGCAAAGGGGCCGGACATGGGCGGTGGTCCGATCCGGCTGGTTTGCCGAAGCCAATGCCCCGATCCCAAGTTCAAGGAGGATCTTTGGGACCCGGACATGACCCCGGGGAATAATCATTTCCAGGCCATTCGCAAGGCAGTAGAGGCCAATAGCCTTAAATTCCGCAAAGTTGAGCCGGTACAGGAAGAGAATATTCCGGTTCTGAGTGAGCAGGCAGAAGATTCTTCGGAGCGCGAAGAGGCCGCAGCCGCCGCCGACCGTTCCCGCCTGGCGCAGTTGATTCGTGAGCAACGCCTGCGGATCAAGACCCTCCAGAGTGTTCACCGCGACGCGCTTTCGGATATCCAGCGAGAGCACCGGCTGGAGGTCCAGGGGTTACGCAGTGATATTGCGGATCTCGAGCAGAAATACGAACGCCAGCGCCTCAGTAATGAGCAGCTCAAGAAGCGACTTTCCGAAAGAAACGAGCAGTACCTCGCCATGCAAGAGCAGATGGCCGCGGTAGGTGAGGAGAAACAGCGGGAGGATTCAAATGCGGGTGCCGAGCTCCTGCTCCTCAGGGAGCAGCTGGAGCGGCGTCAGCGCGAACTCGAGCTGAGAGACGAGAAGATTGTAGCTCTCGAGGAAGAGAACCACGAGCTGAGAAACCGCGAACCTCCGGAAGACTCCATCATGGACCACCTGAAGCGCCAGGCGGTGTTTCTGGTGGCCTACCAGCCAGGCGTCGGTCACGTAACGCTGCCCTTCAAGGACATTGAGACCTACTTCAGTAACCCCACCGCCTATGCCGCGGAACGCTGCGGCATGAATGAGCCCGCCTATCGTGAATGGCTGGATCACTATGAAAATCCCGTGTGCACCCAAAAGGGCAACGATGGCAAACCCTGTGGTGAGCCGATCCTGCGGGTAAGCCAGCCCTCGGAATTCCGCCCGGGTGTTGATGATCGGTGCGAGAAACACCAGGCCTGA